A genomic window from Treponema maltophilum ATCC 51939 includes:
- a CDS encoding OadG family protein: MTITEMLGQSLKLTLLGMGFVFLFLIIMIVFITLNSKLIKALKLDKNEKSADNARAAGQSGGTQTAVIAAIAAAVHEKENG; the protein is encoded by the coding sequence ATGACAATAACGGAAATGCTGGGGCAAAGCTTAAAGTTGACCTTGCTCGGTATGGGATTTGTGTTTTTATTTTTAATAATAATGATTGTTTTTATCACTTTGAATTCGAAGCTGATAAAAGCCTTAAAACTGGATAAAAATGAAAAATCCGCGGACAATGCGCGTGCCGCCGGACAAAGCGGCGGCACTCAAACGGCGGTAATCGCGGCCATTGCGGCTGCCGTGCATGAAAAAGAAAACGGCTGA
- the oadA gene encoding sodium-extruding oxaloacetate decarboxylase subunit alpha yields the protein MAKKVKITDLVLRDAHQSLHATRMTTADMLPICDKLDKIGYFALEAWGGATFDSCIRFLNEDPWERLRKLHAKLPNTPIMMLLRGQNLLGYRHYADDVVDAFVDAAAKNGVSVFRIFDACNDPRNLKRAADAAKKTGKHVQMAISYATTPYHTKEVYANLAKAYADFGADSICIKDMSGLLKPFEAYDLVKAIKAKVDIPIEIHSHATTGMSVASLMKAAEAGAEILDTTISSMSMGTSHSPTETMVEIFKGTDMDTGLDIKPLLEIASYFREIRKKYAKFESSFLGADTRILASQVPGGMLSNMENQLKEQGAADKIDEVLKEIQIVQKDCGYIPLVTPTSQIVGTQAVFNVLFGRYAKLTQETRDLLTGKYGATPAKPNPELVKEALKQNNMEEAITCRPADLIPNELEKMAAEAKENGGDGSIEDTLTYAMFPKVAPKFFKERAKGPVSSDSFALPKASSGAQGAGGSYTVTVNGSSYNVVSGPAGDTMNVTVNGTSYNVSFAAPGAQASSGSASGAASAGAVELKAPVAGTLLKLLVADGAQVASGQTVMMIESMKMELEIKASEAGPIHFKAAAGNAITAGQVLAVIGDANAAPVQAPSAPVQAPPAAQAPTGGAVINAPVAGTYLKNTVAEGSAVTAGQTIIMIESMKMELEIKAASAGTVHFLVSPGSAITAGQALAEIK from the coding sequence ATGGCTAAAAAAGTAAAAATTACCGACTTGGTGCTGCGCGATGCGCACCAGTCTTTGCATGCTACGCGTATGACGACTGCGGATATGCTGCCCATCTGCGATAAACTGGATAAAATCGGTTATTTCGCTTTGGAAGCGTGGGGCGGGGCGACTTTCGATTCCTGCATCCGCTTTTTAAATGAAGATCCCTGGGAGCGCTTGCGCAAACTTCACGCGAAACTGCCCAACACCCCCATTATGATGCTTTTGCGCGGTCAAAACCTTTTGGGCTACCGCCACTATGCCGACGACGTGGTCGACGCTTTTGTCGATGCGGCCGCGAAAAACGGCGTAAGCGTTTTTCGTATTTTCGATGCGTGCAACGATCCGCGCAACTTAAAGCGCGCGGCCGACGCGGCGAAAAAAACCGGCAAACACGTACAAATGGCCATTTCGTACGCGACGACGCCGTACCACACCAAAGAAGTGTACGCGAATTTGGCAAAAGCCTATGCCGATTTCGGGGCCGATTCCATCTGTATTAAAGATATGTCCGGCTTGCTCAAACCCTTTGAAGCCTACGATTTGGTGAAGGCGATAAAGGCGAAGGTCGATATTCCGATTGAAATTCACTCCCACGCCACAACGGGTATGTCGGTTGCCTCTCTGATGAAGGCAGCCGAAGCGGGCGCGGAAATATTGGACACGACCATTTCGTCCATGTCCATGGGAACGTCTCACAGCCCGACCGAAACCATGGTCGAAATCTTTAAAGGCACCGACATGGACACGGGCTTGGACATAAAACCGCTTTTGGAAATCGCCTCTTATTTCCGCGAAATCCGCAAAAAATACGCCAAATTCGAATCGAGTTTTTTGGGTGCCGACACGCGCATTTTGGCTTCGCAGGTTCCCGGCGGAATGCTTTCTAATATGGAAAACCAGCTGAAGGAACAGGGCGCCGCCGATAAAATCGACGAAGTGTTAAAAGAAATTCAGATTGTACAAAAAGACTGCGGCTATATTCCGCTCGTAACGCCTACAAGCCAAATCGTCGGCACGCAAGCCGTGTTTAACGTGCTTTTCGGCCGCTACGCAAAGCTCACGCAGGAAACGCGCGACCTTTTAACCGGAAAATACGGCGCAACGCCGGCAAAACCGAATCCCGAATTGGTAAAAGAAGCTTTAAAACAGAATAATATGGAAGAAGCGATTACCTGCCGCCCGGCCGACCTTATTCCCAACGAACTGGAAAAAATGGCCGCCGAAGCCAAAGAAAACGGCGGCGACGGCTCCATCGAAGATACCTTAACCTATGCGATGTTCCCGAAAGTCGCGCCCAAATTCTTTAAAGAACGTGCAAAAGGCCCGGTCAGTTCGGATTCTTTCGCGCTGCCGAAAGCTTCTTCCGGCGCACAGGGTGCGGGCGGAAGCTACACGGTTACCGTAAACGGTTCTTCGTACAATGTCGTTTCCGGCCCGGCCGGCGACACGATGAACGTTACCGTAAACGGCACTTCATACAACGTGTCCTTTGCCGCTCCCGGCGCTCAAGCTTCTTCGGGTTCCGCAAGCGGTGCGGCATCTGCCGGCGCGGTTGAGTTAAAGGCTCCCGTTGCGGGAACGCTTTTAAAGCTGCTTGTTGCCGACGGCGCTCAGGTTGCTTCGGGGCAAACGGTTATGATGATCGAATCGATGAAAATGGAACTCGAAATTAAAGCGTCCGAAGCCGGCCCCATACATTTCAAAGCGGCGGCGGGAAACGCGATTACCGCGGGACAAGTGCTTGCGGTTATCGGTGATGCAAATGCCGCACCCGTTCAAGCTCCTTCTGCTCCGGTTCAGGCTCCTCCCGCTGCGCAGGCACCTACGGGCGGCGCCGTTATCAACGCACCGGTTGCCGGCACCTATTTGAAAAATACCGTAGCCGAAGGTTCCGCCGTAACGGCGGGGCAGACAATCATTATGATTGAGTCCATGAAAATGGAATTGGAAATCAAAGCGGCTTCGGCGGGAACCGTACACTTTTTGGTATCGCCCGGTTCCGCAATTACCGCAGGCCAAGCGCTTGCCGAGATAAAATAA
- a CDS encoding lysoplasmalogenase family protein translates to MNMIFVCCIPFFIAAAFHLTSCLLSKTKRADVSKKILMPLLILAVAAAYCLSFAGKRVTDLGLFQIVLLCIALAAGNAGDIFLLGDVTPKNMSKGLGAFLIGHIVYIALLSLTFSLPPVPRLIAIVVFAVYAAAVYVSWRMNGSPKGAVGAAVIVYASVLGLFSLLTLFYIIGCVHVGIGIPGPLLKIYIGTLFFLLSDSVLSHTIFFKQFYQSRFVVMLTYLSAQFLIVLGFLSI, encoded by the coding sequence ATGAATATGATTTTTGTATGCTGCATTCCTTTCTTTATTGCGGCGGCCTTCCATTTGACGTCGTGTCTGCTTTCGAAAACAAAACGGGCTGATGTGTCGAAAAAAATTCTCATGCCGCTTTTGATTCTTGCGGTCGCGGCCGCCTATTGCCTGTCCTTTGCGGGCAAACGCGTTACCGATCTGGGCCTTTTTCAAATCGTGCTTTTGTGCATTGCGTTGGCGGCCGGAAACGCGGGAGACATTTTTTTGCTCGGCGACGTAACGCCGAAAAACATGTCCAAGGGCTTGGGCGCTTTTTTGATCGGGCACATTGTGTACATCGCCCTTCTTTCTTTGACGTTCAGCCTGCCGCCGGTTCCCAGACTGATCGCAATCGTCGTTTTTGCGGTCTATGCCGCAGCCGTTTACGTCAGTTGGAGGATGAACGGCTCGCCGAAAGGAGCCGTCGGCGCGGCGGTCATCGTGTACGCTTCCGTGCTCGGCTTGTTCAGTTTATTGACGCTTTTTTATATTATAGGTTGCGTACATGTGGGAATCGGCATTCCGGGGCCGCTATTAAAAATCTATATCGGAACGCTGTTCTTTTTGCTGTCGGACAGTGTGCTGTCGCATACGATATTCTTTAAACAGTTTTATCAATCGCGCTTTGTCGTTATGCTTACGTATTTAAGCGCGCAATTTTTAATTGTGCTGGGTTTTCTCAGCATATAA
- a CDS encoding BrnT family toxin, with product MGTVIVSEDTLFEWDMEKNENNIKKHGFGFDEITEVFKDPYLLTRYDDIHSQEEQRFYSIGCLNGVLIIVVYHTEQNNRVRIISARRAEKKLQEVYYDYVKKVNG from the coding sequence ATGGGAACCGTAATCGTAAGTGAAGATACTTTATTTGAATGGGATATGGAAAAAAATGAGAACAATATAAAAAAGCACGGATTCGGTTTTGATGAAATAACCGAGGTATTCAAGGATCCGTATCTTCTTACAAGGTATGACGATATTCATTCCCAAGAGGAGCAACGTTTTTATAGTATCGGTTGTTTAAATGGTGTTCTCATTATTGTAGTCTATCATACAGAACAGAATAACCGCGTACGAATTATATCTGCACGGAGAGCCGAAAAAAAATTGCAGGAGGTGTATTATGATTATGTCAAAAAAGTTAACGGATAA
- a CDS encoding endo alpha-1,4 polygalactosaminidase codes for MKKNILIASLLFFVLSISACRTSAKSSAVDYRGEMRKFVVSIARTARLSSPSFAVIPQNGQELIESEPIDSADESADKASAGELDGADIETYMDAVSGTGREDLYFGYEADDKATPEAVSSYMKNFCDAFKAAGKKVLVIDYCSTPPSVDFSYAQNYKNGYISFAADERNLTNVPAYPSAPFNENGDPILSVADAKNFLYLINPERFSSKEDFIAALCTTNYDMFIIDLFCADEKLDFSDVQRLQVKPNGARRQVIAYMSIGEAETYRYYWNESWKRSKPAWLKKENPLWKGNYKVAYWHPEWQNIIFGTEDSYLQKILDAGFDGVYLDIIDAFEYFENSRH; via the coding sequence ATGAAAAAAAATATTCTTATTGCTTCCCTGTTGTTCTTTGTGCTGTCGATAAGCGCATGCCGCACATCGGCTAAATCTTCCGCCGTCGATTATCGCGGTGAAATGCGAAAATTCGTCGTTTCCATTGCGCGAACGGCGCGCCTTTCTTCCCCTTCATTTGCCGTCATTCCGCAAAACGGTCAGGAATTGATTGAGTCGGAACCGATTGACAGCGCGGATGAGTCTGCGGATAAAGCCTCTGCCGGTGAGCTCGACGGCGCCGACATCGAAACATATATGGATGCCGTTTCGGGGACGGGCAGGGAAGACTTATATTTCGGCTACGAAGCGGACGACAAAGCGACGCCCGAAGCTGTTTCTTCCTATATGAAAAACTTTTGTGATGCGTTCAAAGCAGCCGGAAAAAAGGTTCTCGTTATCGATTATTGCAGCACGCCTCCTTCCGTTGATTTTTCGTATGCGCAAAATTATAAAAACGGCTATATTTCTTTTGCCGCCGACGAGCGGAATTTGACGAACGTTCCTGCGTATCCGAGCGCACCCTTTAACGAAAACGGCGATCCGATTTTGAGCGTCGCCGACGCAAAAAATTTTTTATATTTGATTAACCCCGAAAGATTTTCTTCAAAGGAAGATTTTATCGCCGCACTTTGCACAACGAATTACGATATGTTTATAATCGATTTGTTTTGCGCCGATGAAAAGCTTGATTTTTCGGATGTGCAGCGTTTACAAGTTAAGCCGAACGGCGCGCGCCGTCAAGTTATCGCCTACATGAGTATCGGCGAAGCGGAAACCTATCGGTATTATTGGAACGAAAGCTGGAAGCGCTCAAAGCCCGCATGGCTTAAAAAAGAAAATCCGTTATGGAAGGGTAATTATAAGGTCGCCTATTGGCACCCCGAATGGCAAAACATCATCTTCGGCACTGAAGATTCCTATTTGCAAAAAATTCTCGATGCCGGTTTCGACGGAGTTTACCTCGACATCATCGATGCTTTCGAATATTTTGAAAACAGCCGGCATTGA
- a CDS encoding BrnA antitoxin family protein codes for MIMSKKLTDKRINEIKNRSIIFDEDIPEFTDEQLKEFKPGLMESFLSPPPKKTISIAIDMDILKALETEGEICQTRINSILRQALFG; via the coding sequence ATGATTATGTCAAAAAAGTTAACGGATAAAAGAATAAATGAAATTAAAAACAGGTCTATAATCTTCGATGAAGATATTCCCGAATTTACCGATGAGCAGTTAAAAGAATTCAAACCCGGTCTGATGGAATCTTTTCTGTCTCCTCCTCCAAAGAAGACAATATCAATAGCAATAGATATGGATATATTGAAAGCATTAGAGACGGAAGGAGAAATATGTCAAACACGAATAAACAGTATTTTACGTCAGGCTCTTTTCGGGTAA
- a CDS encoding 3'-5' exonuclease → MHHKIREYARLYEEGAVFTAFDTETTGLYCERDRIIEIGAVKFDKTGILGTYEILIHPEISVPPSAYKVHGISDLMLSGCPVFAAAAPSFLDFIEGTRLIAHNAPFDTGFVNSELQRAGRPALASPSVPAADTVTLAQKAFPKLKKYNLQFLAGRFGIPSGTAHRAQDDAGVCREVFLYCIGKHEKQQVQPDLPF, encoded by the coding sequence ATGCATCATAAGATCCGCGAATATGCGCGCTTGTATGAAGAGGGGGCGGTTTTTACCGCCTTCGATACGGAAACAACGGGCTTATATTGCGAACGCGACCGCATAATAGAAATAGGTGCCGTAAAATTCGATAAAACCGGCATTTTAGGCACTTATGAAATTCTCATTCACCCCGAAATTTCCGTTCCGCCAAGCGCGTACAAGGTGCACGGTATAAGCGATTTGATGCTTTCGGGCTGCCCGGTCTTCGCCGCGGCGGCTCCCTCCTTTTTGGACTTTATCGAAGGCACGCGCCTTATCGCCCACAATGCGCCGTTCGACACGGGCTTTGTAAACAGCGAGTTGCAAAGAGCCGGCCGCCCCGCCCTTGCCTCTCCTTCCGTGCCGGCCGCAGACACGGTTACGCTTGCGCAAAAAGCCTTCCCCAAGTTAAAAAAATACAATTTGCAGTTTTTAGCCGGCCGCTTCGGTATTCCCAGCGGCACGGCTCACCGCGCCCAAGACGATGCCGGCGTGTGCCGCGAAGTTTTTTTGTATTGCATCGGCAAACACGAAAAGCAACAAGTTCAGCCGGATTTACCGTTTTAA
- a CDS encoding TRAP transporter TatT component family protein, which translates to MKKNFPAFLRCLCCLCALLCTALFFGCALTKHMALDALSDSLAGADKKGKAVKPKAPENSLMPVLTGESDPVLMGDFFPTALKLYEIMAAQNPDHQGLSVMTGSLYVMYANAFVQTPADMLDASQYVLQAEEQKRAKLHYLRGRSYALRALELRYPGFTAALLSGSLDTAAGYIAKLQLADVAAAYWAGAGWLGAFSADPLDTQALKTLPCAVALLEKAAELDPDYNNGAVWDALTAFYAAAPAEFGGDMERARFASAQAFRVSKGETPGPYITYATALCVPQQDAEGFKANLKKALAINPDSRPQERLSVTIAQKKALWLLQHVDDYFIQWD; encoded by the coding sequence TTGAAAAAGAATTTTCCGGCGTTTTTACGCTGCCTGTGCTGTTTGTGCGCGCTTTTGTGTACCGCTTTGTTTTTCGGCTGCGCGCTTACAAAACACATGGCATTGGACGCGCTTTCGGATTCTCTTGCGGGAGCCGACAAAAAAGGCAAAGCTGTAAAACCAAAGGCGCCGGAAAATTCACTTATGCCGGTATTGACGGGTGAGAGCGATCCTGTTTTAATGGGCGACTTTTTCCCGACGGCATTAAAACTGTATGAGATCATGGCGGCGCAAAACCCCGATCATCAGGGGCTGTCCGTTATGACCGGTTCTTTATATGTTATGTATGCGAACGCGTTTGTTCAAACTCCGGCCGACATGCTCGATGCTTCGCAGTATGTGCTGCAGGCGGAAGAACAAAAACGTGCAAAGCTGCATTATCTTCGCGGCCGCTCCTACGCCCTGCGCGCCCTCGAACTGCGGTATCCCGGATTTACGGCCGCTCTTTTAAGCGGTTCGCTCGATACCGCAGCGGGTTATATTGCGAAACTGCAGCTTGCCGATGTTGCGGCCGCTTATTGGGCCGGGGCCGGCTGGCTCGGCGCTTTTTCGGCCGATCCTTTGGATACGCAGGCGTTAAAAACGCTGCCCTGTGCGGTCGCCCTTTTGGAAAAAGCCGCCGAACTCGATCCCGATTATAACAACGGCGCCGTTTGGGATGCCCTTACCGCCTTTTATGCCGCGGCTCCGGCCGAATTCGGCGGCGATATGGAGCGCGCCCGTTTTGCGAGCGCACAAGCGTTCCGTGTTTCAAAGGGCGAAACACCCGGCCCCTATATTACCTATGCGACCGCCCTTTGCGTGCCGCAGCAGGACGCCGAAGGTTTTAAAGCAAATTTAAAAAAAGCGCTTGCAATAAATCCCGATTCGAGGCCGCAGGAGCGGCTTTCGGTTACGATTGCGCAAAAAAAAGCTTTATGGCTTTTGCAGCACGTCGACGATTATTTTATTCAATGGGATTAG
- a CDS encoding alpha/beta fold hydrolase → MTIHEFGTEKKEVLVLFHPLGARWDVFNYVTPTLQKDFHLVIPAMPGFDPDAPETDFTCVERIADETAAWLINRGHKSITCLYGCSMGGAVAARMLAVRKLHVDCAVLDGGMTPYRFWKPLTYLIGIRDFMMLEIGKHMSVKALRNMFDPEKYTEDDLKYIKNAMNGMSAKTIWRSFYSCNNYSMPDPVPQINSRIAYWYGADEKKARKWDIEYIRKAFPTAQIIENTGMDHAEFFTLHPKEFCEKLTAWIRLPGSSN, encoded by the coding sequence ATGACTATTCATGAATTCGGAACGGAAAAGAAAGAGGTTCTTGTCTTATTTCATCCACTCGGCGCGCGGTGGGATGTTTTCAACTATGTAACGCCGACATTGCAAAAAGACTTTCATCTTGTCATTCCCGCAATGCCCGGTTTTGATCCGGACGCGCCGGAAACGGATTTTACCTGCGTAGAACGGATTGCCGACGAAACGGCCGCATGGCTTATAAACAGAGGACACAAAAGCATTACCTGTCTTTACGGCTGTTCCATGGGCGGAGCAGTCGCGGCGCGGATGCTTGCAGTCCGAAAGCTGCATGTCGATTGTGCCGTGCTGGACGGCGGCATGACTCCGTATCGGTTTTGGAAGCCGCTGACCTACCTCATCGGCATCCGTGATTTTATGATGCTGGAAATCGGCAAACATATGAGCGTTAAAGCGCTGCGGAACATGTTCGACCCTGAAAAATACACGGAAGACGATCTCAAATACATTAAGAATGCAATGAACGGTATGAGCGCGAAAACGATTTGGCGTTCGTTCTATTCCTGTAATAATTACTCCATGCCCGATCCCGTTCCGCAGATTAACAGCCGAATAGCATATTGGTACGGTGCCGATGAAAAAAAAGCGCGGAAATGGGACATCGAATATATCCGTAAAGCGTTTCCCACTGCACAGATCATTGAAAACACGGGAATGGATCACGCCGAATTTTTTACGCTGCATCCGAAGGAATTTTGCGAAAAGCTGACCGCATGGATCCGTTTGCCCGGCTCAAGTAATTAA
- a CDS encoding sodium ion-translocating decarboxylase subunit beta encodes MLGENNFKKKVLHLTLLILAIAAVFSFVGGIFASGSEGEVASFRTMSTAVIKGSENVPYISVSSFLRKTIENTGLNFIINGTEKVPDLTDASKIDTVFGWQRLVMMAVGFLIIYLGAAKGFEPLLLIPIGFGTVFVNIPGAGMYDEHSGMLRLIYDMGVGNEFFPMLIFMGIGAMTDFGPLIANPKTALLGGAAQLGVFLTLFGVALMNLLPGVDYTMLEASAIAIIGGADGPTSIYVSGKLARHMMAVIAVAAYSYMALVPMIQPPIMKLLTTEKERRIKMRQLREVSKTEKVLFPIVILVLAILLLPPAAPLIGMLAFGNFLKQCGVVERLSKTAENELMNIVSILLSLGVGSQMTPEKIMNRESLGIIVLGLLAFAVATAGGVLMAKLMNLFLKEKINPLIGSAGVSAVPMAARVSNKVGMEYDPSNFLLMHAMGPNVSGVIGTAIAAGVFIATYGG; translated from the coding sequence ATGTTGGGTGAAAATAATTTTAAGAAAAAAGTACTGCATTTAACCCTGCTTATTTTAGCGATAGCGGCGGTGTTTTCGTTTGTCGGCGGCATTTTTGCATCCGGCAGCGAAGGCGAGGTCGCTTCATTCCGTACGATGAGCACGGCGGTTATAAAGGGTTCCGAAAACGTACCGTATATTTCCGTTTCGAGCTTTCTCCGTAAAACGATCGAAAATACCGGTCTTAATTTCATTATTAACGGTACCGAAAAAGTTCCCGATTTGACCGACGCGTCTAAAATCGATACCGTATTCGGTTGGCAGCGCTTGGTGATGATGGCCGTAGGTTTTTTGATTATCTATTTGGGAGCCGCAAAGGGCTTTGAGCCGCTTTTGCTTATCCCGATCGGATTCGGAACCGTATTCGTCAATATTCCCGGCGCGGGTATGTACGACGAACATTCGGGTATGCTCCGCCTTATCTACGATATGGGTGTCGGAAACGAGTTTTTCCCGATGCTTATTTTTATGGGTATCGGCGCCATGACGGACTTCGGCCCGCTTATTGCAAATCCGAAAACAGCCCTGCTCGGAGGGGCGGCGCAGCTCGGCGTTTTCCTTACGCTTTTCGGCGTTGCGCTTATGAACCTTTTACCCGGCGTCGATTACACGATGCTTGAGGCGAGCGCAATCGCGATTATCGGCGGTGCCGACGGACCCACTTCGATTTACGTTTCGGGAAAACTTGCCCGGCATATGATGGCCGTTATCGCCGTTGCCGCATATTCGTACATGGCCCTCGTTCCGATGATTCAGCCTCCCATTATGAAGCTGCTTACTACGGAAAAAGAGCGGCGCATAAAAATGCGGCAGCTGCGCGAGGTTTCCAAAACAGAAAAAGTGCTGTTCCCGATTGTAATTCTCGTGCTTGCGATTTTACTTTTGCCGCCCGCTGCCCCGCTTATCGGTATGCTTGCGTTCGGCAACTTCCTTAAACAATGCGGCGTTGTCGAGCGCCTTTCCAAAACGGCCGAAAACGAGCTTATGAATATCGTTTCGATTTTGCTGTCCTTGGGCGTCGGCTCTCAGATGACGCCCGAAAAGATTATGAACCGGGAGTCTTTGGGTATTATCGTTTTGGGGCTACTGGCCTTTGCGGTTGCGACTGCAGGCGGCGTGCTTATGGCAAAGCTCATGAACCTGTTCCTAAAAGAAAAGATCAACCCGCTTATCGGATCTGCAGGCGTTTCGGCCGTTCCTATGGCCGCCCGCGTTTCGAATAAAGTGGGAATGGAATACGATCCGTCGAACTTTTTGCTTATGCACGCGATGGGACCGAACGTTTCCGGCGTTATCGGCACGGCTATAGCGGCCGGCGTATTTATCGCAACGTACGGAGGCTGA
- a CDS encoding phospho-sugar mutase yields the protein MDTNEIIARAKQYIAQETNEVFRSEVEKLVKDNDIKELEERFYQSLEFGTGGLRGIIGGGTNRMNTLMIHKATQGLANYCIKALPEQAAAGKLSAAIAYDSRKYSDVFAEETACIFAANGFTVYLFTSLRPTPELSFAIRTFGCTTGVVVTASHNPPQYNGYKAYWSDGAQVTPPHDTGIIDEVNKVNSIKIISKDEGVRQGKIILIDNDVDEKYWAMCKRQLFRPELIKQKAKDVRVVYTPLHGTGAMHVEKVLGDLGLTVITVPEQRKPDGNFPTVEKPNPEEAPALKMAIELAKKEKADAVMATDPDADRFGSAVPAANGEWVLISGNQMGVLFTDYIIVSRKELNKMPKNPAIIRSIVTSPMVDYIAKANGVHVDECLTGFKWIASVMNRYDTKRDYNYIFGFEESYGYNVETEVRDKDGVSASAMCAEMTLYWRSQGKSLLERLEELYKTYGYFEDRAISKNFLGASGVQTMKAIMSKLRKEGLKTLGGKKVVMIRDVGEGFSYDPENPHKKQKLDIPSSNVLQFFLEDGSIVSARPSGTEPKIKFYINAVVLDSPSLDAAKKDADKLCSAIEKEIQAVLDAS from the coding sequence TTGGATACCAACGAAATTATCGCGCGGGCAAAACAGTACATCGCGCAGGAAACGAACGAGGTTTTTCGCAGCGAAGTCGAAAAACTCGTAAAAGACAATGATATAAAAGAACTGGAAGAGCGCTTTTATCAAAGTTTGGAATTCGGAACGGGCGGTTTGCGCGGCATTATCGGCGGCGGTACGAACCGCATGAACACGCTTATGATTCACAAGGCGACTCAAGGCCTTGCAAACTACTGCATTAAAGCGCTGCCCGAACAAGCCGCCGCGGGAAAGCTTTCGGCCGCCATCGCATACGATTCGCGAAAATATTCGGACGTATTCGCCGAAGAAACGGCATGTATTTTTGCGGCAAACGGCTTTACCGTATATTTATTTACCTCGCTTCGCCCCACTCCCGAACTTTCGTTTGCAATACGCACTTTCGGCTGCACAACCGGGGTTGTCGTAACCGCATCGCACAATCCGCCGCAGTACAACGGCTATAAAGCGTATTGGTCGGACGGCGCGCAGGTAACGCCTCCGCACGATACGGGGATAATCGACGAAGTAAACAAAGTAAACTCAATTAAAATCATTTCGAAAGACGAAGGCGTCAGGCAGGGCAAAATCATCCTCATCGACAACGATGTCGACGAAAAATACTGGGCGATGTGCAAACGCCAATTGTTCCGCCCGGAATTGATAAAGCAAAAAGCGAAGGACGTGCGCGTTGTCTACACGCCGCTTCACGGAACGGGCGCCATGCACGTCGAAAAAGTGCTGGGCGATTTGGGACTTACCGTTATTACCGTTCCCGAACAGCGCAAGCCCGACGGAAATTTTCCGACGGTCGAAAAACCGAACCCGGAAGAAGCGCCGGCCCTTAAAATGGCGATCGAACTTGCAAAAAAAGAAAAAGCCGACGCCGTTATGGCAACCGACCCCGATGCCGACCGATTCGGCAGCGCCGTTCCCGCCGCAAACGGAGAATGGGTACTTATAAGCGGCAATCAAATGGGCGTGCTTTTCACCGACTACATCATCGTATCGCGCAAAGAATTGAACAAAATGCCGAAAAATCCCGCGATAATCCGTTCGATCGTAACCTCGCCGATGGTCGATTACATTGCAAAAGCGAACGGCGTTCATGTCGACGAATGTTTAACCGGCTTCAAATGGATCGCTTCCGTTATGAACCGCTACGATACAAAGCGCGATTACAACTACATTTTCGGTTTTGAAGAAAGCTACGGCTATAACGTCGAAACGGAAGTGCGCGATAAAGACGGCGTTTCGGCTTCGGCCATGTGCGCCGAAATGACGCTGTATTGGAGATCGCAGGGCAAAAGCCTTTTGGAACGCTTGGAAGAACTGTATAAAACCTACGGCTATTTTGAAGACCGCGCCATTTCAAAGAACTTTTTAGGCGCCTCGGGCGTTCAAACGATGAAAGCCATTATGTCCAAACTGCGCAAAGAAGGACTCAAAACTTTGGGCGGCAAAAAAGTCGTCATGATCCGCGATGTCGGCGAAGGCTTTTCGTACGATCCGGAAAATCCGCACAAAAAGCAAAAGCTGGATATTCCTTCGAGCAATGTATTGCAGTTTTTCCTCGAAGACGGATCGATTGTGAGCGCGCGGCCGAGCGGTACCGAACCGAAAATAAAGTTTTATATAAACGCAGTTGTTTTGGATTCGCCTTCGCTCGATGCGGCAAAAAAAGATGCAGACAAGTTGTGCTCGGCAATCGAAAAAGAAATTCAGGCCGTACTTGATGCATCATAA